Proteins from one Juglans microcarpa x Juglans regia isolate MS1-56 chromosome 1S, Jm3101_v1.0, whole genome shotgun sequence genomic window:
- the LOC121247578 gene encoding uncharacterized protein LOC121247578 isoform X2 codes for MECAISQFLVIQWKRFLPSLCPIDHFSDYVADELFIEQDAERKIGWLLKLIFAGTASAVAYQFFPYLGDNLMQQSVSLLHVKDPLFKRMGASRLARFAIDDERRMKIVELGGAQELLNMLGAAKDDRTRKEALKALAVLSHSDEAVKALHHAGAVSIIRCTPDSLEDAEVEKYKSSMLKRFQDLKYDVSS; via the exons ATGGAATGTGCAATCTCGCAATTTCTCGTCATTCAATGGAAAAggtttcttccttctctttgtCCAATCGACCATTTCTCTGATTATG TTGCAGATGAGCTCTTCATTGAGCAGGATGCTGAAAGAAAGATAGGGTGGTTATTGAAGCTAATCTTTGCCGGGACTGCATCTGCTGTTGCTTACCAGTTCTTTCCCTACCTGG GAGATAATTTGATGCAACAGTCCGTGTCACTTTTGCATGTCAAGGATCCACTGTTTAAGAGAATGGGAGCATCTAGATTAGCTCGGTTTGCAATAGATG ATGAAAGGAGAATGAAAATAGTAGAGCTGGGTGGGGCTCAAGAACTCTTAAATATGTTGGGGGCCGCTAAAGATGACCGCACACGGAAGGAAGCTTTGAAGGCCCTTGCTGTACTCTCACACTCAG ATGAAGCTGTTAAAGCTTTGCACCATGCTGGAGCAGTCTCAATTATTAGGTGTACCCCTGATTCCTTGGAGGATGCAGAAGTTGAGAAATACAAGTCGAGCATGCTAAAGAGATTCCAAGATCTGAAATATGATGTTTCATCTTAA
- the LOC121247578 gene encoding uncharacterized protein LOC121247578 isoform X1: MRTFAAQLTSYLYKTKPGWNVQSRNFSSFNGKDELFIEQDAERKIGWLLKLIFAGTASAVAYQFFPYLGDNLMQQSVSLLHVKDPLFKRMGASRLARFAIDDERRMKIVELGGAQELLNMLGAAKDDRTRKEALKALAVLSHSDEAVKALHHAGAVSIIRCTPDSLEDAEVEKYKSSMLKRFQDLKYDVSS, translated from the exons ATGCGCACTTTCGCAGCCCAGCTCACTTCT tatttatataaaactaaacCTGGATGGAATGTGCAATCTCGCAATTTCTCGTCATTCAATGGAAAAg ATGAGCTCTTCATTGAGCAGGATGCTGAAAGAAAGATAGGGTGGTTATTGAAGCTAATCTTTGCCGGGACTGCATCTGCTGTTGCTTACCAGTTCTTTCCCTACCTGG GAGATAATTTGATGCAACAGTCCGTGTCACTTTTGCATGTCAAGGATCCACTGTTTAAGAGAATGGGAGCATCTAGATTAGCTCGGTTTGCAATAGATG ATGAAAGGAGAATGAAAATAGTAGAGCTGGGTGGGGCTCAAGAACTCTTAAATATGTTGGGGGCCGCTAAAGATGACCGCACACGGAAGGAAGCTTTGAAGGCCCTTGCTGTACTCTCACACTCAG ATGAAGCTGTTAAAGCTTTGCACCATGCTGGAGCAGTCTCAATTATTAGGTGTACCCCTGATTCCTTGGAGGATGCAGAAGTTGAGAAATACAAGTCGAGCATGCTAAAGAGATTCCAAGATCTGAAATATGATGTTTCATCTTAA
- the LOC121247578 gene encoding uncharacterized protein LOC121247578 isoform X3 — MECAISQFLVIQWKRFLPSLCPIDHFSDYDELFIEQDAERKIGWLLKLIFAGTASAVAYQFFPYLGDNLMQQSVSLLHVKDPLFKRMGASRLARFAIDDERRMKIVELGGAQELLNMLGAAKDDRTRKEALKALAVLSHSDEAVKALHHAGAVSIIRCTPDSLEDAEVEKYKSSMLKRFQDLKYDVSS; from the exons ATGGAATGTGCAATCTCGCAATTTCTCGTCATTCAATGGAAAAggtttcttccttctctttgtCCAATCGACCATTTCTCTGATTATG ATGAGCTCTTCATTGAGCAGGATGCTGAAAGAAAGATAGGGTGGTTATTGAAGCTAATCTTTGCCGGGACTGCATCTGCTGTTGCTTACCAGTTCTTTCCCTACCTGG GAGATAATTTGATGCAACAGTCCGTGTCACTTTTGCATGTCAAGGATCCACTGTTTAAGAGAATGGGAGCATCTAGATTAGCTCGGTTTGCAATAGATG ATGAAAGGAGAATGAAAATAGTAGAGCTGGGTGGGGCTCAAGAACTCTTAAATATGTTGGGGGCCGCTAAAGATGACCGCACACGGAAGGAAGCTTTGAAGGCCCTTGCTGTACTCTCACACTCAG ATGAAGCTGTTAAAGCTTTGCACCATGCTGGAGCAGTCTCAATTATTAGGTGTACCCCTGATTCCTTGGAGGATGCAGAAGTTGAGAAATACAAGTCGAGCATGCTAAAGAGATTCCAAGATCTGAAATATGATGTTTCATCTTAA
- the LOC121247167 gene encoding ribosome biogenesis protein NOP53, with protein sequence MGKKAKSSRKGKKAWRANISTEDIEHFFEKSTKDALSGGSLSSAPSDSLFVLDRSKDLSVRRKIEKHREKVLRCDSLLEKNPFVQPVPSSTLKKTKRMHKEVSKANDATEDCPKGDSTTASGMDDIWDDKGEGNGDAVKRLKPSIIPAVEVEPPGCSFNPSVESHQEVLAHAVAEEMQKVYQKELGPQPVPLTVPGEVIDEEDMYFMEADKGSDDDDETNLETSGENEESALDQRSSRTKRLTRVELNRRARQKEKLRKEAEARRVDEISKEIDCLPDIIHEIAKEDEEKQKRHLRRVVAKQERLKSCPPRLGRHKYEPAPVQVLLSEEITGSLRKLKGCCTLVKDRYKSLEKRGLVIPTVKSRK encoded by the exons ATGGGGAAGAAGGCGAAGAGCTCCAGAAAGGGGAAGAAGGCATGGAGGGCAAACATAAGCACGGAAGATATCGAACACTTCTTCGAGAAGTCCACCAAAGACGCTCTCTCTGGTGGCTCTCTCTCCTCCGCCCCCTCCGACTCCCTCTTCGTTCTTGACAGATCCAAAG ATCTTTCTGTGAGGCGGAAGATTGAAAAACATAGGGAAAAAGTACTCCGCTGTGACAGCCTGCTAGAGAAGAACCCTTTTGTTCAGCCAGTTCCATCATCAACactgaagaaaacaaagagaatgcACAAGGAGGTTTCAAAGGCAAATGATGCAACTGAAGATTGTCCCAAG GGTGATTCTACCACAGCTTCTGGCATGGACGACATATGGGATGACAAAG GTGAAGGCAACGGCGATGCCGtaaag AGATTGAAGCCTTCAATTATTCCAGCAGTAGAAGTTGAGCCTCCAGGTTGCTCATTCAATCCCTCAGTAGAAAGTCATCAG GAGGTGCTGGCTCATGCTGTTGCAGAAGAAATGCAGAAGGTCTATCAAAAAGAGTTGGGCCCTCAGCCAGTTCCATTAACTGTGCCTGGGGAAGTCATCGACGAAGAAGAT ATGTATTTTATGGAGGCAGATAAGggaagtgatgatgatgatgagacaAATTTGGAAACTTCGGGTGAAAATGAGGAGTCTGCCCTGGATCAAAG GTCAAGTAGGACAAAGAGGTTGACACGAGTTGAGTTGAATAGGAGAGctagacaaaaagaaaagctgAGAAAGGAAGCAGAAGCTAGAAGGGTGGATGAAATATCTAAAGAAATTGACTG TTTACCAGATATCATTCACGAAATAGCCAAGGAGGACGAGGAGAAGCAGAAAAGACACCTCCGGCGAGTTGTAGCCAAACAAGAAAGACTAAAGTCATGTCCACCACGCTTGGGGAGGCACAA ATATGAGCCCGCCCCAGTTCAAGTGCTACTATCTGAAGAAATAACTGGATCACTCCGCAAGTTGAAG GGTTGTTGCACCCTTGTGAAGGACCGGTATAAGAGCCTAGAGAAAAGGGGATTGGTTATCCCAACAGTCAAAAGCAG GAAGTAG
- the LOC121245768 gene encoding transcription factor SCREAM2-like isoform X3, producing MVSREHKLREAMHEKLQLLRSITNSHALNDSTIVLDASKYIEELKQKVEILNQDLEAAQASSDQNPLPVATVETLEKGFLVNVSSDHKRCPGLLVSILEAFEELGLNVQQARVSCADNFLLQAVGE from the exons ATGGTTTCTAGGGAGCACAAGCTGAGAGAAGCAATGCATGAGAAGCTGCAACTACTCCGTTCCATTACTAACTCTCATGCT CTTAACGATTCCACAATCGTTTTAGATGCATCAAAGTACATTGAAGAGCTAAAACAGAAAGTGGAAATACTGAATCAAGATTTAGAGGCTGCACAAGCCTCAAGTGATCAAAACCCACTGCCTGTG GCTACGGTGGAAACCCTAGAGAAGGGCTTCCTAGTAAATGTATCATCGGATCATAAACGTTGCCCAGGCCTGCTTGTCTCAATATTGGAAGCTTTTGAAGAACTGGGTCTTAATGTTCAGCAAGCTAGGGTTTCTTGTGCAGATAATTTCCTGTTACAAGCAGTTGGAGAA TAA
- the LOC121245768 gene encoding transcription factor SCREAM2-like isoform X1: MVSREHKLREAMHEKLQLLRSITNSHALNDSTIVLDASKYIEELKQKVEILNQDLEAAQASSDQNPLPVATVETLEKGFLVNVSSDHKRCPGLLVSILEAFEELGLNVQQARVSCADNFLLQAVGENEEQAESNDVQVVKEAMVQAIKNWSTGSTELE, encoded by the exons ATGGTTTCTAGGGAGCACAAGCTGAGAGAAGCAATGCATGAGAAGCTGCAACTACTCCGTTCCATTACTAACTCTCATGCT CTTAACGATTCCACAATCGTTTTAGATGCATCAAAGTACATTGAAGAGCTAAAACAGAAAGTGGAAATACTGAATCAAGATTTAGAGGCTGCACAAGCCTCAAGTGATCAAAACCCACTGCCTGTG GCTACGGTGGAAACCCTAGAGAAGGGCTTCCTAGTAAATGTATCATCGGATCATAAACGTTGCCCAGGCCTGCTTGTCTCAATATTGGAAGCTTTTGAAGAACTGGGTCTTAATGTTCAGCAAGCTAGGGTTTCTTGTGCAGATAATTTCCTGTTACAAGCAGTTGGAGAA AATGAAGAACAAGCCGAAAGCAATGATGTTCAAGTGGTGAAAGAAGCAATGGTGCAGGCTATTAAGAACTGGAGTACTGGAAGTACTGAACTAGAATAG
- the LOC121245768 gene encoding transcription factor bHLH61-like isoform X2, with amino-acid sequence MVSREHKLREAMHEKLQLLRSITNSHALNDSTIVLDASKYIEELKQKVEILNQDLEAAQASSDQNPLPVATVETLEKGFLVNVSSDHKRCPGLLVSILEAFEELGLNVQQARVSCADNFLLQAVGEQ; translated from the exons ATGGTTTCTAGGGAGCACAAGCTGAGAGAAGCAATGCATGAGAAGCTGCAACTACTCCGTTCCATTACTAACTCTCATGCT CTTAACGATTCCACAATCGTTTTAGATGCATCAAAGTACATTGAAGAGCTAAAACAGAAAGTGGAAATACTGAATCAAGATTTAGAGGCTGCACAAGCCTCAAGTGATCAAAACCCACTGCCTGTG GCTACGGTGGAAACCCTAGAGAAGGGCTTCCTAGTAAATGTATCATCGGATCATAAACGTTGCCCAGGCCTGCTTGTCTCAATATTGGAAGCTTTTGAAGAACTGGGTCTTAATGTTCAGCAAGCTAGGGTTTCTTGTGCAGATAATTTCCTGTTACAAGCAGTTGGAGAA CAGTAA
- the LOC121246849 gene encoding uncharacterized protein LOC121246849 isoform X2: MGAKKRRQPLRIPLSDSTNLNIPSTILTLSTPFPLSRHANVFHAFNSDDPTSFSSPPPQSLNASSVHGIGTCEISETCSVYGRRKTTDKQNGKARSIAAPSSCPPAVKTQQAIRKRINKDRDKGQSEASIAPPKKVCLNALSRISFYFGHVLSLTLTLFLLSYFNSQTLMSD; the protein is encoded by the exons ATGGGTGCTAAGAAACGTCGCCAACCCCTCAGAATACCCCTCTCCGACTCTACCAACCTCAACATCCCATCTACCATTCTCACTCTCTCAACTCCTTTCCCCCTTTCCCGTCATGCCAATGTTTTCCACGCTTTCAACAGCGACGACCCTACCTCCTTTTCTTCTCCTCCGCCACAGTCGCTAAATGCTTCCTCAGTTCACG GTATTGGTACTTGTGAGATATCCGAGACTTGTTCAGTTTATGGTCGACGAAAGACTACAGATAAACAAAACGGTAAAGCGAGATCAATTGCTGCACCTTCGAGTTGCCCTCCTGCAGTAAAGACCCAGCAGGCTATCcg GAAAAGAATAAACAAAGATAGAGACAAAGGTCAATCAGAAGCAAGTATCGCACCTCCTAAAAAGGTTTGTTTAAACGCTTTGTCAcggatttctttttattttgggcATG ttttatctTTGACATTGACCCTGTTTCTACTCTCTTACTTCAATAGTCAAACACTAATGTCAGACTAA
- the LOC121246849 gene encoding uncharacterized protein LOC121246849 isoform X1 — protein MGAKKRRQPLRIPLSDSTNLNIPSTILTLSTPFPLSRHANVFHAFNSDDPTSFSSPPPQSLNASSVHGIGTCEISETCSVYGRRKTTDKQNGKARSIAAPSSCPPAVKTQQAIRKRINKDRDKGQSEASIAPPKKKRCRVDVSNHDLPQDFIKQQRQYFAEIDAYKLEEEEVESGEQLE, from the exons ATGGGTGCTAAGAAACGTCGCCAACCCCTCAGAATACCCCTCTCCGACTCTACCAACCTCAACATCCCATCTACCATTCTCACTCTCTCAACTCCTTTCCCCCTTTCCCGTCATGCCAATGTTTTCCACGCTTTCAACAGCGACGACCCTACCTCCTTTTCTTCTCCTCCGCCACAGTCGCTAAATGCTTCCTCAGTTCACG GTATTGGTACTTGTGAGATATCCGAGACTTGTTCAGTTTATGGTCGACGAAAGACTACAGATAAACAAAACGGTAAAGCGAGATCAATTGCTGCACCTTCGAGTTGCCCTCCTGCAGTAAAGACCCAGCAGGCTATCcg GAAAAGAATAAACAAAGATAGAGACAAAGGTCAATCAGAAGCAAGTATCGCACCTCCTAAAAAG AAGCGGTGTCGTGTAGATGTTTCAAACCATGACTTGCCCCAAGACTTCATTAAGCAGCAGAGGCAATACTTTGCAGAGATTGATGCCTATaaactggaagaggaagaggttgaATCAGGTGAACAGTTAGAGTAG